The proteins below are encoded in one region of Engraulis encrasicolus isolate BLACKSEA-1 chromosome 1, IST_EnEncr_1.0, whole genome shotgun sequence:
- the LOC134450816 gene encoding histone H4 encodes MSGRGKGGKGLGKGGAKRHRKVLRDNIQGITKPAIRRLARRGGVKRISGLIYEETRGVLKVFLENVIRDAVTYTEHAKRKTVTAMDVVYALKRQGRTLYGFGG; translated from the coding sequence ATGAGCGGACGTGGCAAAGGAGGTAAAGGACTTGGAAAGGGTGGCGCTAAGCGTCATCGCAAAGTTCTTCGCGACAACATCCAGGGTATCACCAAGCCTGCAATCAGGCGACTGGCTCGCCGTGGTGGTGTGAAGCGTATCTCTGGGCTCATTTACGAGGAGACCCGTGGTGTGCTGAAGGTGTTCCTTGAGAACGTGATCCGTGATGCCGTCACCTACACCGAACATGCTAAGAGGAAGACCGTCACTGCCATGGACGTCGTCTACGCTCTGAAACGCCAGGGCCGTACTCTGTACGGATTTGGCGGCTAG
- the LOC134450802 gene encoding histone H2B 1/2-like: MPDPAKPAPKKGSKKAVSKTAGKGGKKRKRTRKESYAIYVYKVLKQVHPDTGISSKAMSIMNSFVNDIFERIAGEASRLAHYNKRHTISSREIQTAVRLLLPGELAKHAVSEGTKAVTKYTSSK; the protein is encoded by the coding sequence ATGCCTGATCCAGCGAAGCCTGCGCCCAAGAAGGGCTCCAAGAAAGCGGTGAGCAAGACCGCCGGGAAGGGAGGCAAGAAGCGTAAGAGGACCAGGAAGGAGAGTTACGCAATCTACGTGTACAAGGTTTTGAAGCAGGTCCACCCCGACACCGGTATCTCTTCAAAGGCCATGAGCATCATGAACTCCTTCGTCAACGACATCTTTGAGCGCATCGCTGGTGAGGCTTCACGCCTGGCGCATTATAACAAGCGCCACACCATCTCCTCCAGGGAGATCCAGACCGCAGTGCGTCTGCTGCTGCCAGGTGAGCTCGCCAAGCACGCCGTGTCCGAGGGAACCAAGGCCGTCACCAAGTACACAAGCTCTAAGTAA